The Aggregatilinea lenta genome includes a region encoding these proteins:
- the rhaI gene encoding L-rhamnose isomerase → MVDTLKYYEALAEQLAARGVDVGAVKQKLHVQKIELPSWSFGNAGTRFQVFSWPGAARDIHERVADAAFVNRLTGVAPSIAIHIPWDKTEDYSALKQEAASQGISIGAVNPNWFQEPQYKLGSLCSPDAGAREEAIAHGVECIEVMKAADATLLSVWLADGTNYTGQDDMRERKHRLEHGLAELYKEIPDGKRMLVEYKFFEPAFYSTDLPDWGTSYAMCLKLGPKAEVLVDTGHHAHGTNIAQIVMFLLDEGRLGGFHFNSRKYADDDLIVGTVNPLELFEIFYELVRSEDKAANVAYMLDQNYNIEAKIEAAIISVLNCQAAYAKALLVNRAKLSEAQAAGDVLGAHRLMMEAYETDVRPLLAKVREEKGIDPDPIAALKASGYEKKIAEERGTSGSGWS, encoded by the coding sequence ATGGTGGATACTCTCAAGTATTACGAAGCGCTCGCCGAGCAGCTGGCGGCGCGCGGCGTCGACGTGGGTGCGGTGAAGCAGAAGCTGCACGTGCAGAAGATCGAGTTGCCGTCCTGGAGCTTTGGGAACGCGGGCACGCGCTTCCAGGTGTTTTCATGGCCGGGCGCGGCGCGTGATATTCACGAGCGCGTAGCCGACGCCGCCTTCGTCAACCGCCTGACGGGCGTCGCGCCGTCGATTGCGATTCACATCCCGTGGGACAAGACCGAAGACTACAGCGCGCTCAAGCAGGAAGCCGCCAGCCAGGGCATCAGCATTGGGGCAGTAAACCCCAACTGGTTCCAAGAGCCGCAGTATAAGCTCGGCTCGTTGTGCAGCCCCGACGCGGGCGCGCGTGAAGAAGCCATCGCGCACGGCGTGGAGTGCATTGAGGTCATGAAAGCCGCGGACGCCACGCTGCTCAGCGTGTGGCTGGCCGACGGCACGAACTACACCGGGCAGGACGACATGCGCGAGCGTAAGCACCGCCTGGAGCACGGTCTAGCCGAGCTGTACAAGGAAATCCCCGACGGCAAGCGTATGCTGGTCGAGTACAAGTTCTTCGAGCCTGCGTTCTACAGCACCGACCTGCCGGACTGGGGCACGTCCTACGCGATGTGTCTCAAGCTGGGGCCGAAGGCGGAAGTGCTGGTCGATACCGGTCACCACGCGCATGGCACCAACATCGCGCAGATCGTGATGTTCCTGCTGGACGAAGGTCGCCTGGGTGGATTCCACTTCAATTCGCGCAAGTACGCCGACGACGACCTGATCGTGGGCACGGTCAATCCGCTCGAACTGTTCGAGATCTTCTACGAGTTGGTTCGCAGCGAGGACAAGGCCGCCAACGTGGCCTACATGCTCGACCAGAACTACAACATCGAGGCCAAGATCGAAGCCGCGATCATTAGCGTGCTCAACTGCCAGGCCGCTTACGCCAAGGCGCTGCTGGTCAACCGCGCCAAACTGAGTGAGGCGCAGGCAGCGGGTGATGTGCTCGGCGCGCACCGCCTGATGATGGAAGCCTATGAGACGGACGTTCGCCCGCTGCTGGCGAAGGTCCGCGAGGAAAAGGGCATCGATCCCGATCCGATCGCAGCGCTGAAAGCCAGCGGCTACGAGAAGAAGATCGCCGAGGAACGCGGAACCTCCGGCAGCGGCTGGTCCTAA
- a CDS encoding bifunctional aldolase/short-chain dehydrogenase, with amino-acid sequence MPQNLWNAQEAAALPDLDGLVYRSNLLGRDRAVVNIYGGNTSAKLMLPDHMGRETEVLAVKASGSDVLTIVAKQFALLKMADIYPLFDREAMTDEEMIEYLSFTAFEPGRPRQSIETLLHAFVPHKHVDHTHPDVVISLACAPDGEAVARDLWGDRMAWVPYIRPGFTLSKWIGGKVRDNPNIECVVMGKHGLVTWGEESKSTYDHTIAIIQEAEDYIAAKAHGKRVFGAVKVAPLDAAQRREIAIQIMPVIRGAVSDRRSAILAFDDDPKVLDFVSYERTPEVSQVGAACPDHLVHVKPRPLFVDWDPADGVEALINSLPDQIEQYKQGYAEYFESNRGEGDVINDPSPRVILVPGVGMINTGSDAQNADVSRQLYHRAVDVIAGSEAVGGFNSLTPSEAFAIEYWPLELYKLRLKPPPRELAGKVVLITGAASGIGRATALRLAKEDAHVIITDINAEAGQQVADEISKKHGHRRGMFLPMNVTDESAVEEAFRQAVLAYGGVDVVINNAGIAGGAPITETTLADWNRNQSILATGYFLVAREAFRVLKVQGRGGSLVFVASKNSIVAGKGASAYSAAKAAEIHLARCLAEEGGEFGIRVNSVLPDAVIQGSSIWDSEWKEARAKNYGIGVDELQDFYAKRNTLKVAVLPDDIAEAILFFAGPRSAKTTGGMITVDGGQPAAYVR; translated from the coding sequence ATGCCACAGAACTTATGGAACGCGCAGGAAGCCGCCGCACTCCCCGACCTCGACGGCCTGGTATACCGCTCCAACTTGCTAGGCCGCGACCGGGCCGTAGTCAACATCTACGGCGGCAATACCTCCGCCAAACTCATGCTGCCCGATCACATGGGCCGCGAAACGGAAGTGCTGGCGGTCAAGGCCAGCGGTTCGGACGTGCTGACCATCGTTGCGAAGCAGTTCGCGCTGCTGAAGATGGCCGATATCTACCCCCTGTTCGACCGCGAGGCGATGACCGACGAGGAGATGATCGAGTACCTCAGCTTTACCGCCTTCGAGCCGGGGCGCCCGCGCCAGAGCATCGAAACGCTGCTGCACGCCTTCGTGCCGCACAAACACGTCGATCACACGCATCCTGACGTGGTGATCAGCCTCGCGTGCGCGCCGGATGGCGAAGCCGTCGCCCGCGATCTGTGGGGCGACCGCATGGCGTGGGTCCCGTATATCCGGCCTGGCTTCACGCTGAGCAAATGGATCGGCGGCAAGGTTCGCGACAATCCGAACATCGAGTGCGTGGTCATGGGCAAGCACGGCCTCGTCACCTGGGGCGAAGAGTCCAAGAGCACTTACGATCACACCATCGCGATCATTCAGGAAGCCGAGGACTACATCGCGGCCAAGGCCCACGGCAAGCGCGTCTTTGGCGCGGTGAAGGTCGCCCCGCTGGACGCCGCGCAGCGCCGCGAGATTGCGATCCAGATCATGCCGGTCATTCGCGGTGCGGTCAGCGACCGCCGCAGCGCGATCCTGGCCTTCGACGACGATCCGAAGGTGCTCGATTTCGTCAGCTACGAGCGCACACCGGAAGTCTCGCAGGTGGGTGCGGCGTGCCCCGATCATCTTGTACACGTCAAGCCGCGCCCGCTGTTTGTGGACTGGGACCCCGCCGACGGCGTCGAGGCACTGATCAACTCGCTGCCGGACCAGATCGAACAGTACAAGCAGGGCTACGCGGAATACTTCGAGTCGAACCGGGGCGAAGGCGATGTCATCAATGACCCGTCGCCGCGCGTGATCCTGGTGCCGGGCGTGGGCATGATCAATACCGGCAGCGACGCGCAGAACGCCGACGTCAGCCGCCAGTTGTACCACCGTGCGGTGGATGTCATCGCGGGCAGCGAGGCGGTGGGTGGCTTCAACAGCCTGACGCCGTCCGAAGCGTTTGCCATCGAGTACTGGCCGCTGGAGTTGTACAAACTGCGCCTGAAGCCGCCGCCCCGTGAACTGGCGGGTAAGGTCGTGCTGATTACCGGCGCGGCGAGCGGCATTGGCCGTGCAACAGCCCTCCGGTTGGCGAAAGAAGACGCGCATGTCATCATCACCGACATCAACGCCGAGGCCGGGCAGCAGGTTGCGGACGAGATCAGCAAAAAGCACGGTCACCGGCGCGGCATGTTCCTGCCGATGAACGTCACCGACGAAAGCGCGGTCGAGGAAGCCTTCCGGCAGGCGGTGCTGGCCTACGGCGGCGTGGACGTGGTGATCAACAACGCAGGCATCGCGGGCGGCGCGCCGATCACCGAGACGACGCTGGCCGACTGGAACCGCAACCAGAGCATCCTTGCCACCGGCTATTTCCTGGTCGCGCGCGAGGCATTCCGCGTGCTTAAGGTCCAGGGCCGGGGCGGATCGCTGGTGTTCGTCGCCAGCAAGAACAGCATCGTGGCGGGCAAGGGGGCCAGCGCCTACAGCGCCGCGAAAGCCGCCGAGATCCATCTGGCGCGCTGCCTGGCGGAAGAGGGCGGCGAGTTTGGCATTCGCGTCAACAGCGTGCTGCCCGACGCGGTGATCCAGGGCAGCAGCATCTGGGACAGCGAATGGAAGGAAGCCCGCGCGAAGAACTACGGCATCGGTGTGGATGAGCTTCAGGACTTCTATGCC